The following proteins are encoded in a genomic region of Silene latifolia isolate original U9 population unplaced genomic scaffold, ASM4854445v1 scaffold_79, whole genome shotgun sequence:
- the LOC141640357 gene encoding diacylglycerol O-acyltransferase 1A-like, protein MSISESPETVIRRRSVSNESPRNNDGDRIVDESDVNPRTNFESTRCEVEGDGDGEGEDKDVNGGRSQDFQNAIKYTYRPSAPAHRKIKESPLSSDAIFRQSHAGLFNLCVVVLVALNSRLIIENLMKYGLLIRAGFWFGSRSLRDWPLFMCGLTLPIFPLTAFLIEKLAQRQRISDPVVVLLHTLNAGISILYPVFVILRCDSAVLFGVALMLFACTMWLKLVSYAHTNYDMRAIAKTSAKEDKLTAEVPYDVNFRSIVYFMLAPTLCYQPSYPRTSHIRKGWVARQLFKLVIFTGLMGFIVEQYINPIVQNSQHPLKGNLLYAIERVLKLSVPNLYVWLCMFYCFFHLWLNILAELLMFGDREFYKDWWNARTFEEYWRMWNMPVHKWMVRHIYFPCLRNGISKGVAVLIAFLISAIFHELCIAVPCHIFKLWAFLGIMFQVPLVLITNYLQRKFQNSMVGNMIFWFIFSIFGQPMCVLLYYHDLMNRKGQLS, encoded by the exons atgtcgatctccgaatcgCCGGAGACAGTAATAAGGCGGCGAAGTGTTAGTAATGAATCGCCGAGGAATAATGACGGTGATAGGATTGTTGATGAGAGTGATGTGAATCCTAGAACTAATTTCGAGAGCACTAGGTGTGAAGTTGAAGGTGACGGTGACGGTGAAGGTGAAGATAAGGATGTTAATGGCGGACGTAGTCAAGATTTTCAAAATGCGATTAAGTATACGTATCGACCTTCTGCACCGGCTCATCGCAAGATTAAGGAGAGTCCGCTTAGTTCCGATGCCATTTTTCGTCAG AGTCATGCTGGTCTCTTCAACCTCTGTGTAGTAGTACTTGTCGCGTTGAACAGCCGGCTTATCATTGAGAATCTAATGAAG TATGGTTTGCTAATCAGAGCTGGTTTCTGGTTTGGCTCAAGGTCGCTCAGAGATTGGCCTCTTTTTATGTGTGG TCTTACACTCCCAATTTTTCCGTTGACTGCTTTCCTGATCGAGAAGTTGGCACAACGACAGCGTATTTCTGATCCG GTGGTTGTCTTGCTTCATACACTTAATGCGGGGATCTCCATCTTATATCCAGTTTTTGTAATACTGAG GTGTGATTCAGCTGTCCTTTTTGGCGTTGCACTAATGCTCTTTGCTTGCACCATGTGGTTAAAGTTGGTATCATACGCACACACAAACTATGATATGAGGGCTATTGCCAAAACTTCTGCAAAG GAGGATAAATTGACTGCAGAAGTTCCTTACGATGTCAACTTCAGGAGTATAGTGTACTTCATGCTTGCTCCAACTCTCTGTTACCAG CCAAGTTATCCTCGAACGTCTCACATTCGAAAGGGATGGGTTGCTCGACAACTTTTCAAGCTGGTGATATTTACTGGACTGATGGGCTTTATCGTTGAACAA TATATCAACCCTATAGTACAAAACTCACAGCACCCTCTGAAGGGCAACCTGTTGTATGCAATAGAAAGGGTTTTGAAGCTCTCTGTCCCAAATCTTTACGTGTGGTTATGCATGTTCTACTGCTTTTTTCACCTTTG GTTAAACATATTGGCCGAGCTCCTTATGTTTGGTGACCGCGAGTTTTACAAGGATTGGTGGAATGCAAGAACATTTGAAGAG TATTGGAGAATGTGGAATATG CCTGTACATAAATGGATGGTTCGGCATATCTATTTTCCATGCTTGCGGAATGGAATATCAAAG GGAGTTGCGGTGCTGATTGCCTTTCTTATATCGGCCATATTTCAtgag CTTTGCATAGCTGTTCCTTGCCATATCTTTAAACTATGGGCGTTCTTGGGCATTATGTTTCAG GTTCCGTTGGTTCTGATAACAAATTATCTGCAGAGGAAATTCCAGAATTCGATG GTGGGGAACATGATCTTTTGGTTTATTTTCAGCATTTTTGGTCAACCGATGTGCGTGCTACTATATTACCACGATTTAATGAACAGAAAAGGCCAGTTATCATAG
- the LOC141640356 gene encoding casein kinase 1-like protein 1 — protein sequence MEPRIGNKYRLGRKIGSGSFGEIYLGTNIQTNEEIAIKLESVKTKHPQLLYESKLYRILQGGNGIPNVRWYGVEGEYNVLVMDLLGPSLEDLFNFCSRKFSLKTVLMLADQMINRIEFVHSKSFLHRDIKPDNFLMGLGKRANQVYVIDFGLAKKYRDTTTHQHIPYRENKNLTGTARYASMNTHLGIEQSRRDDLESLGYVLMYFLRGSLPWQGLKAGTKKQKYDKISEKKVSTPIEALCRGYPTEFASFFHYCRSLRFDDKPDYTYLKRNFRDLFIREGFQFDYVFDWTILKYQQSQLATPPARAVGAGAGTSAAVPPLPAANTERISGDEAGRPGVMSSVDDSRRRMSGSLVNSGSLLKQKSSPVNDATLSKDPTLSSSNILWRPSSLLKRAAIPSSREALTGGNDSDPSRSRTAEASPTTIPRFSSGQRSSPVGSAGEKQSSSKTYDSALKAIQSLQFDDERIH from the exons ATGGAGCCTCGTATTGGGAATAAGTATAGACTTGGTCGTAAGATCGGAAGTGGTTCTTTTGGAGAAATTTATCTCG gtACGAATATTCAGACTAATGAAGAAATCGCAATTAAGCTT GAAAGTGTCAAGACAAAGCATCCTCAACTGCTTTATGAGTCCAAGCTGTATAGGATCCTGCAGGGAGGAA ATGGAATTCCAAATGTGAGATGGTATGGCGTTGAGGGGGAGTACAATGTTCTAGTAATGGATTTACTTGGGCCTAGTCTCGAAGATCTATTTAACTTCTGCAGCCGAAAATTTTCTTTGAAGACAGTTTTAATGCTGGCGGATCAAATG ATTAATCGCATCGAGTTTGTACACTCCAAGTCCTTCTTGCACCGAGATATTAAGCCCGACAACTTCCTGATGGGCTTAGGCAAGCGGGCGAATCAG GTCTATGTTATTGATTTTGGATTAGCCAAGAAGTACAGAGATACCACCACTCATCAACATATTCCATACAG AGAAAACAAAAACCTGACAGGAACCGCTAGATATGCTAGTATGAATACTCATCTTGGAATTG AACAAAGCAGGAGGGATGATTTAGAATCCCTTGGCTATGTGCTGATGTACTTCCTAAGAGGCAG TCTTCCTTGGCAGGGACTAAAGGCTGGAACAAAGAAACAGAAGTATGATAAAATTAGTGAGAAGAAAGTTTCCACACCAATTGAG GCCTTGTGTCGTGGTTATCCAACTGAGTTCGCATCATTTTTCCATTACTGCCGGTCATTACGGTTTGATGACAAACCAGACTACACCTACCTTAAGAGAAACTTCCGCGACCTTTTCATTCGTGAAG GTTTCCAATTTGATTATGTGTTTGACTGGACCATTCTGAAGTACCAACAATCACAGTTAGCTACTCCTCCAGCTCGCGCTGTT GGTGCTGGTGCTGGAACTAGTGCAGCAGTACCCCCTCTCCCAGCAGCTAATACTGAAAGAATTTCAG GCGACGAAGCAGGCCGGCCAGGTGTTATGTCTTCTGTAGACGATTCTCGACGGAGAATGTCAGGATCACTTGTGAACTCGGGAAGTTTGTTGAAGCAGAAAAGTTCACCTGTAAATGATGCCACTTTGAGCAAGGATCCTACG TTGTCAAGCTCAAATATTTTGTGGCGCCCGAGTAGTTTATTGAAGCGTGCTGCTATTCCAAGTAGCCGGGAAGCGTTGACAGGAGGTAACGACTCAGATCCATCCCGCTCTCGTACTGCTGAGGCAAGTCCCACAACAATTCCGAGGTTCTCAAGCGGCCAGAGAAGCTCACCAGTTGGTTCTGCCGGTGAGAAGCAATCATCTTCTAAAACCTATGACTCTGCGCTCAAGGCAATTCAGAGTCTACAATTTGATGATGAAAGGATTCATTGA
- the LOC141640381 gene encoding uncharacterized protein LOC141640381 encodes MEEYRCKSYSDGRMEIERCSSTSSYSGNNKHTSETSSNSNNNGVVFEHIRSYSTSSSYAATSVQQPPKELRKDKRVNGSFSKAAWCFGDPEMQRKKRVAGYKSYNVQGKLKRSFTKSFRWIKHTYSNMVHGS; translated from the coding sequence ATGGAAGAATATAGATGCAAATCATATAGTGATGGAAGAATGGAAATAGAGAGGTGCTCTTCCACCTCCTCATATAGTGGAAATAATAAACATACTTCAGAAACATCATCAAATAGTAACAATAATGGAGTTGTTTTTGAACATATAAGAAGTTACAGTACATCATCATCATATGCAGCAACATCAGTACAACAACCACCCAAAGAGTTGAGGAAAGACAAAAGGGTAAATGGGTCATTTTCAAAAGCAGCATGGTGTTTTGGAGATCCAGAAATGCAGAGAAAGAAAAGGGTTGCTGGTTATAAGAGTTATAATGTACAAGGCAAACTTAAGAGGTCTTTTACTAAGAGTTTTAGGTGGATTAAACACACATACTCTAATATGGTTCATGGTTCTTAA